Below is a genomic region from Vitis riparia cultivar Riparia Gloire de Montpellier isolate 1030 chromosome 16, EGFV_Vit.rip_1.0, whole genome shotgun sequence.
TGATCGCAATTCAATGAGAGGATTAGTAATCACATGTTCACTGCACAATTCTCTCGCTGGTTGAACATGCTTAAACCAGAAGTCAGATAATGCTATTTTTAGAACATCCCAATATTCTACATCCCGGTATAGCCTGAATAAACTGCTTCCATTAAGAGTCCAAACATAGAAATCCATCCAATCCCGATCCATTATCTCCATTAAACCCTGAGCTTGGGGAATACAATAAAGGGGGACTCGAGACCAAGGTGAAGCTATGCTCTTATCTCCATTAAAAAATGGACACTTTATCTCCAGCACTCCTCGGGAATGCAGTCCATAGACAAGCCTCTCAACTACCCCATCTGGGGAAGCTGCAAGCCAATTGTCTTCTGGATTCTTTTTACCATAGACCTGAAATTCAGGAAACAAGACAGTATTTCCTGTTATCAGCTTGTATCTTTCAAGTGCTTCCTCTTCTTTAATGTTGCTCCAACAGGTAGCCAGATTGCCGCTGAATGGCTTAATTGCCCCTAACTTTTCTAACCAAAGCTGGACTCTGCGGCGAGGCCAAAAACCAACAGCCCCACCAAAAGTGCTTGCTGTCAGTTTATGCTTTCTCTGTTCTTGCCAGTTCTTGAACCAGTGCTGAAAACCACTTGATTGAAGAACAGAATAAGTCTCACCAGATAACACTTTGGGAGAATGACCAAAACGGACCGGAACTTTCCTAGAGGAATGATTACAAAAATGACTATTGGAAGTAAGCCCTCCATTTCTTGGTTCTGAAATTTTCTGGCTGTGATAGCTTCTCAGTTCTGAAAAATTCCATGTGCATAAGTTTCTTTTGTTGCTAAACCACAGAGCAACTAAACCTATATTATGGTGGCTCCTGCTATTCTGATACGACAAATGGACAATGAAGAAGGAGCAAGATATAAGTTGGTCACTGTTCAGGGAAAACATATATCAGTAAAAaccttaaaaagaaaagaaaaaaaagaaagataacaaATCTTATTAAACAATGAAAACTGAATAGAAGTAAATGCAAATATCCGGAACTTCACATGAGGTAAAATTCTCTAAATATGAGTGATGAAAGTTCAAAGTTCCATGAACAATAATGCATAAATGGAATATCTTTCATGCATAACGTGTTGCTCAATAATACTGGGACACAAAGTCATACCATCATACAAACTCTACATTCCATGCTGAAAGATCCAATCTAATTTGATTCCGTACAAATTGTTCCTAAGCTGCAACACTCTTATGAAGAAGAGATGATAGAATCTGATGGGCATACTAAAAGGAGATGAATTTTGGGTAaagataaaattcataaatgcCACCTACTCAGTCTTGCTTCTTCCAAGTGGGATCCTGTGGTGAAGTCTTAAGAGGTCCTAAGTTGGCTGTTGTAACAGAAAAGAATAATTGGGCTTTTGATTATttaggaaaaaaacaaacaaacaaactaatgtcagaagatattttaaaaatgaaagatgaTATTCCTCTGATCCATCAACACTTTAATAAGCATTCACCATTATAAGGAGTTAAGGACCATCTGATAGATCAAAAACTAATTCAATGATATAGTTTTATGCTCTTTTTTCACCCTCAAACATTCCCAaaagattttgttttcaatcAGAATAAGATGCATACGATGATTAAATCATGCAAACTaactatttaatttaataaatatgatgcGTCAAGTTGTTCttcttgttccttttttttctcatcttaaCATGGattaaaagaatgtgattttcATGTGGATTGAGAGGATCCAGAACAGGATATCTGATCCGTGAGTTAGCCAAATACTTAATACAAATGACAAGAAGACAGAGGCCATGAACCAAACACAGTAATGGCCCGATAAGATAGTTCACCTACGATCAATGACATTTAGGAGATCAACTTTTCTTTATTAGAGAACCCAATTAACCAATTCAAATAGTCTCAGATAGTCCACTGAACTAACATTTCTGCATTAAATTTTCCAAGAATGCTTTACCCCCAcaaaaacttcttcaaattaCTTCTCAAGCTAGAAAAGTTGAAGTAATTTGGGCGGGAGAATCACCCTAATTAAGAGTACAATGGTTAGCATGCCAGTGTATCAGATGTCTCTCTTTCAAATGCCCATTTCTGTGGCAAGGAGATTAGAAAAACTGCAAAGAGACTTTTTgtgagagggggggggggggggggggggggcacaTGGAGAGGAAAGTTCATCTTGTCAATTGGGAAGTAGTGTGTGGGGATAAGGAGAAAAGGGGGCTTGGAATAAGGAAGCTTACCCTTATGAATAAAGCGTTACTTGGTAAATAGATTTGGAGATTCGCCTCTGATAAGGAGgctctttggaagcaagtgctGGTGGCAAAGTATGGTCAAGAGGATTACGGATGGAGGACCAAAAAGGCTGTGGGTGCATTTGGGGCGAGggtgtggaaggagattttAAAGGAAGCTGGCTAGTGTTGGGAAAATGTGGTGTTCAAAGTGGGGAAAGGCAATAAAATTAGGTTCGGGACTGACACGTGGTGTGGGGATATAGCGCTGTCCCAAAGGTTCTCGCACCTCTACATCTTGGCAGCCCATAGAAATGCGTCAGTTGAAGATATGTGGGACCAGAATGTTGGAGAAGGAGGCTGGAACTTGAGATTTATTAgggattttaatgattgggaggtggagatGGTAGGCAATTTGCTCCAAGTGTTGAGGGGATTCAGGATTAATTGGGAGGAAGATTCGGTTTTTTGGAAGGGAAGGGGAAGTGGGCAGTTTAGAGTGAAGGAAGTGTACAGCCAGTTGGATAGGCCTTTGGATGTCGTCTTCccgaaaaacaaaatttgggtGGAGAGAGTTCcaactaaaatcatgttttttgcgtgggaagctacttggggaaAGATTTTGACTCTTGATAGGCTCCAAAGGAGAGGATGGCAGCTTCCTAatcgttgttttttgtgtgcttgCGAAGCGGAGAGTGTGAACCACATTTTTATACATTGTACAATGGCCAGAGTGCTGTGGGACTTAGTGTTGGGTTTAGTTGGAGTCAAATGGGTGTTCCCTAAAattgtaaaggaggttttatatagttggggggtgcttttgtggggaaaaaagggaaaaaactttggaattccattccgttatatattttttggacggtttggaaggaaatgaatagaCTAGCGTTTAGGTGGGGAGGAGTTAGCAATTCAGAgatttaaatattcttttgtatgtaatatttggggttgggctaaattgtatatggaAGAGGAGCCGCAGTCCCTTCTAGGATTCCTGGAGTGGCTAGCCTCCGGTTAAGGGGTGGTTTGTTTTTTACCTTTTTGCTTATAAGgccttagctgccttgtatacATCCTGTATACTTTGAGGCTTTTTAGCCTTCTTTTAATGAATTCTgtgtttgcttatcaaaaaaaaaaagttgaagtaATTTGAAGTCCACCAAACTAACATTTCTACATTAAATTTTCCTAGAATGCTTTACCCCAcaaaaacttcttcaaattaCTTCTCAAGCTAGAAAAAATGGCATGGGTATTAATTATCAAAAACCAGGGCAGCTATTGCTTGGGTCTACTAAAAGAATCGATTCAGGGAATCCCTTCTGCTGATTTACCATTACTCATTTCCCCCAATTCGCAACAAGAAATAATCAAACCTAATAACCCATCCCTTTggttaaacaaaaaaaaaaaaaaaaacactcacaCAATGCATAAACCCAATCcatcatttacaaaaaattCACATCAACTCCTCAGACCATAATATGGTATAGATTTTGCACAGACATTGGGTTCATGAGTGGCTCTAGAAACAGGGGAAGTCGTCTGCGTGTTAACAAAATGCATCTAAAGcgaaaaaatttaaagataatgaTTAGATAATCATACAGAAACAGAAATCTGAATACAACGATTGATAAACGAACCAAAAATCATAGACtgcaaattatttataaaaaaaaaaacacacagaGGAATAGCGAGGCAGAGAAGGGAGGGAGGAACTGACCGAGGAAATCTTGTAAGCAGCATGCATGTACAGCTATGGATTTTGGAAATGTGTAAAACCCTCAGAGCTTCTTCTCCGTTCTACACACAATGAAACCCTACAATTAGAGAGGGAGATGAGGGTTTTAGAGGGGCTTTGAGAGATAGCAATGGAGGGACCCATTTCAAACTTGGGCTTGATAAATGACGTCGGGTCGGGTCTACCCTAacaagcaaaaaattaaaaaaaaaaaaaaattgttttcagagCAGGGTTGAATATGCTCGTAATCTTTTTAACCTTGatagttaatgacttaaattaagttattatattattaaattaatttatcaaacaccctctaaattattataattatataatcttatataaaattaaaattatttattgaatgaGACCATTTaatgcaagggaaaaaaaagtaaaaaataaattcaaagtcaataaaattattttatatgttttttcaaattcatttaaattatttttcttcattttaattattatttttcatcacataaagattgaataatttaaaatatataaatttctaaccaatttgaatgatatttgattttttttcgtatttttttACAgtgaaacaaaatatgaaaaaaaatatatttttcttaatttttttttcttttcttaatactttccaaaaataaaacataattaaaagtTTTCAACGAGAAATTAACATTTAATTAGCAATATCCAATCTCTCATTTATTGGCAACCAAAGCTAAACAAGCTTGGTGAATCATTTGAAAGTGAACCACCAATTTCTCCTTGACCACCTTAGGCAACAAGGTTGGCTCGAAGAGAGGCAACTCATACAAAGTTGGCCATCCATTTGTGAATGTGAGGTTGCTTTTGAGGGTCCAACAACTTGAACCCTCCCCAACTTTTTCAATGACTACCACCCAACCACACATCAAACCTAGCAC
It encodes:
- the LOC117933454 gene encoding uncharacterized protein LOC117933454 isoform X1, giving the protein MLLTRFPRDQLISCSFFIVHLSYQNSRSHHNIGLVALWFSNKRNLCTWNFSELRSYHSQKISEPRNGGLTSNSHFCNHSSRKVPVRFGHSPKVLSGETYSVLQSSGFQHWFKNWQEQRKHKLTASTFGGAVGFWPRRRVQLWLEKLGAIKPFSGNLATCWSNIKEEEALERYKLITGNTVLFPEFQVYGKKNPEDNWLAASPDGVVERLVYGLHSRGVLEIKCPFFNGDKSIASPWSRVPLYCIPQAQGLMEIMDRDWMDFYVWTLNGSSLFRLYRDVEYWDVLKIALSDFWFKHVQPARELCSEHVITNPLIELRSLKPEPRHELCRYIVYESKRIVDNSKLLMREIHGKLQN
- the LOC117933454 gene encoding uncharacterized protein LOC117933454 isoform X2, whose translation is MHAAYKISSNSRSHHNIGLVALWFSNKRNLCTWNFSELRSYHSQKISEPRNGGLTSNSHFCNHSSRKVPVRFGHSPKVLSGETYSVLQSSGFQHWFKNWQEQRKHKLTASTFGGAVGFWPRRRVQLWLEKLGAIKPFSGNLATCWSNIKEEEALERYKLITGNTVLFPEFQVYGKKNPEDNWLAASPDGVVERLVYGLHSRGVLEIKCPFFNGDKSIASPWSRVPLYCIPQAQGLMEIMDRDWMDFYVWTLNGSSLFRLYRDVEYWDVLKIALSDFWFKHVQPARELCSEHVITNPLIELRSLKPEPRHELCRYIVYESKRIVDNSKLLMREIHGKLQN